The window TGGTGTATTTAGGAAAATATCTATTATCTTTTTGGCTTCTTCTTGTGAAAGGAAGCGAGCGGGCAATACCAATACATTTGCATTGTTGTGTTCTCGTGCCAAACGAGCTATTTCTTCATTCCAGCACAAAGCGGAGCGTACCTTCTGATGTTTATTTAACGTCATATTGATTCCATTACCAGATCCACAAATTCCTATTCCAACCGATACCTCTCCTTTTTCAAAAGCTTTCGCTAGTTTATGTCCATAGATTGGGTAATCTACACTATCGGTAGTATATGTCCCATAATTGATATAGGACATATCTCGATCGTTCAAAAGTATTTGGATAAATTCTTTTAACTCATAGCCTGCATGATCTGATGCAAGTCCGATAATTGGAATTTCCATTTGTTTTTATAGCATTCGTTTGACTTGTATGTAGACATTTTCTCCTGTAAATCCGAGTTTTTCATCAAGAATTTTATAGGGAGCAGAAAAACCGAATGAATTCAGACCCCATATTTTCCCTTGATTTCCAACTAATCCTAAAAGATTAACAGGCAATCCAGCTGTCAATCCGAAAATTTTCTTCCCAGGAAGGATTATTGAATCCTGGTATTCCTTCGTTTGACTTCTA of the Candidatus Azobacteroides pseudotrichonymphae genomovar. CFP2 genome contains:
- the rpiB gene encoding ribose 5-phosphate isomerase B, with translation MPIIGLASDHAGYELKEFIQILLNDRDMSYINYGTYTTDSVDYPIYGHKLAKAFEKGEVSVGIGICGSGNGINMTLNKHQKVRSALCWNEEIARLAREHNNANVLVLPARFLSQEEAKKIIDIFLNTPFKRGNKRHQQRIEAIPLK